The following proteins are encoded in a genomic region of Sulfurovum indicum:
- a CDS encoding NifS family cysteine desulfurase → MRVYLDNNATTIVDPHVFAEMEPFFVQRYGNPNSLHSFASETHPALKTAMEKIYAGIHAPKEDSVVITSCATESNNWVLKSIYFEQILTGKKNHIVVSEVEHPSVIATAKFIESMGCRVTYLPINHEGLIEPDTLREVITDKTALVSIMWANNETGAIFPVYEIGEICAEYGIPFHTDAVQAIGKVPVDVQSMNVDYLTFSAHKFHGPKGVGALYIKKGRELTPLLHGGSQMGGYRSGTLNVPGIVGMGKAMEAAVDALDFEMSDIREMRDAFEDELLKIKDTFVVTPREKRTPNTTLISFRGIEGEAMLWDLNRAGIAASTGSACASEDLEANSVMEAIGAAEDLAHTAIRFSLSRYTTQEELDYTLDAVKQAVERLRNISSSYAYAPEGHESGLDAHH, encoded by the coding sequence ATGAGAGTTTATTTAGATAATAATGCAACGACTATCGTCGATCCGCACGTCTTTGCAGAGATGGAACCATTCTTCGTGCAAAGATATGGCAACCCCAATTCTCTCCACAGTTTTGCCAGTGAAACCCATCCGGCACTCAAAACAGCTATGGAAAAGATCTATGCAGGGATCCATGCACCAAAAGAGGATAGTGTCGTCATCACTTCCTGTGCAACAGAGAGCAACAACTGGGTACTCAAAAGCATATACTTTGAACAGATCCTTACAGGCAAGAAGAATCATATCGTGGTCTCTGAGGTAGAACACCCTTCCGTTATCGCCACAGCCAAATTTATCGAAAGCATGGGATGCCGCGTCACCTATCTTCCGATCAACCATGAGGGTCTCATAGAGCCTGACACACTAAGAGAAGTGATCACCGATAAAACAGCTCTTGTCTCCATTATGTGGGCGAACAATGAAACAGGAGCGATCTTCCCGGTCTATGAGATCGGAGAGATCTGTGCAGAATACGGTATCCCTTTCCATACAGATGCAGTTCAGGCTATTGGCAAGGTACCGGTGGATGTGCAAAGTATGAATGTTGACTACCTGACATTCTCTGCACACAAGTTCCACGGTCCTAAAGGGGTTGGTGCACTCTACATTAAAAAGGGAAGAGAACTTACACCACTCCTCCACGGCGGATCACAGATGGGCGGTTACCGATCAGGTACACTCAATGTACCCGGAATTGTAGGGATGGGTAAAGCCATGGAAGCAGCAGTCGATGCACTTGATTTTGAAATGTCCGATATCAGAGAGATGAGAGATGCATTTGAAGATGAACTGCTCAAGATCAAAGATACTTTTGTTGTCACACCAAGAGAGAAAAGAACGCCAAACACCACACTGATCTCATTTAGAGGGATCGAGGGTGAAGCAATGCTCTGGGACCTTAACCGTGCAGGAATCGCAGCAAGTACAGGATCTGCCTGTGCCAGTGAAGATCTGGAAGCGAACTCGGTCATGGAAGCAATCGGTGCAGCTGAAGATCTGGCACATACAGCCATCCGTTTCTCTTTGAGCCGCTATACGACACAAGAGGAACTTGACTATACGCTGGATGCGGTCAAACAGGCAGTCGAGAGACTTAGAAATATTTCAAGCT